In a genomic window of Pseudoglutamicibacter albus:
- a CDS encoding NAD(P)H-quinone dehydrogenase has product MEAVSAQVDFTSPRLVIIGGGPGGYEAAMVGAQLGAQVTLIEEQGTGGSAVLTDVVPSKTLIGSADAIRRVSVANDLTIRGTDEHEVDADLGYINERLLALAAEQSADIRSGLVKAGVEVVDGRGRLVGTHTVEVESKDGSTARFDADYVIVAVGAHPRELPTAVPDGERIMTWKQVYEMKENPEHLIVIGSGVTGAEFASAYNLLGTRVTLVSSRDRVLPGEDEDAARLLEDVFQENGVEVRSEVRANSVVRDGDRVTVALSDGTTVEGSHCLVAVGAIPNTAEMGLEEAGVAVAESGHITVDGVSRTTVPHIYAAGDCTGVFPLASVAAMQGRIAVAHMMGDALTPLKVDEVASNVFTSPEIATVGITQALVDQGAVAADSFMLDLATNPRAKMMGIKRGFIKIFARKGSGTVLGGVVVAPRASELIYPIATAVRKHLNVDDLADTVTIYPSLSGSIAEAARRLHHHI; this is encoded by the coding sequence ATGGAGGCTGTGAGCGCTCAAGTTGATTTTACTTCTCCACGTCTTGTCATTATTGGTGGCGGCCCAGGCGGTTATGAAGCGGCGATGGTCGGTGCACAGTTGGGTGCACAGGTGACCCTGATTGAAGAGCAGGGGACGGGCGGTTCGGCCGTTCTGACTGACGTTGTGCCTTCGAAGACCCTGATCGGTTCCGCTGACGCTATCCGCCGGGTTTCCGTTGCGAACGATTTGACGATCCGCGGTACGGACGAACATGAGGTCGATGCCGATCTCGGCTATATCAATGAACGTCTGCTGGCGTTGGCTGCCGAGCAGTCGGCCGACATCCGTTCTGGTCTTGTGAAGGCCGGCGTTGAGGTGGTCGATGGCCGCGGCCGTTTGGTGGGTACGCACACCGTGGAAGTTGAGTCTAAGGATGGCTCCACGGCCCGTTTCGATGCCGACTATGTGATTGTTGCGGTGGGTGCGCATCCGCGTGAATTGCCGACCGCTGTTCCTGATGGTGAGCGGATCATGACCTGGAAGCAGGTCTATGAGATGAAGGAGAACCCCGAACACCTGATCGTGATTGGTTCAGGTGTTACGGGTGCCGAGTTCGCGTCTGCTTATAACCTGTTGGGTACTCGCGTGACGCTGGTGTCTTCGCGTGACCGTGTTCTTCCCGGCGAGGATGAGGACGCGGCACGTTTGCTTGAGGACGTGTTCCAGGAGAACGGTGTTGAGGTCCGTTCCGAGGTCCGCGCTAATTCTGTAGTTCGTGATGGTGACCGCGTCACGGTTGCGCTCTCTGACGGCACCACGGTTGAAGGTTCCCACTGCTTGGTTGCGGTGGGTGCGATCCCGAACACGGCTGAGATGGGTCTTGAAGAGGCCGGTGTTGCTGTTGCTGAGTCTGGGCACATCACGGTCGATGGGGTCTCCCGCACCACTGTCCCGCACATTTACGCTGCCGGTGACTGCACGGGTGTGTTTCCGCTCGCCTCGGTAGCGGCGATGCAGGGGCGTATCGCGGTGGCTCACATGATGGGCGATGCCCTGACCCCGTTGAAGGTGGATGAGGTCGCGTCTAACGTGTTCACGTCCCCGGAGATCGCAACGGTCGGTATCACGCAAGCGCTCGTTGACCAGGGGGCTGTCGCGGCTGACTCGTTCATGCTGGACTTGGCGACGAATCCGCGCGCGAAGATGATGGGTATCAAGCGTGGCTTCATCAAGATTTTCGCCCGTAAGGGTAGCGGTACCGTGCTGGGCGGGGTTGTTGTGGCTCCGCGTGCCTCCGAGCTGATCTATCCGATCGCGACCGCGGTGCGCAAACACCTCAACGTTGATGATCTGGCAGATACCGTGACGATCTACCCGTCGCTGTCTGGCTCGATCGCCGAGGCCGCACGCCGCCTCCACCACCACATCTAG
- a CDS encoding acetyl/propionyl/methylcrotonyl-CoA carboxylase subunit alpha: protein MPELTKVLIANRGEIAVRIIRAAADEGIKSVAVYADSDRNAMHARMADESFALGGASATESYLNIEKIISVAQRAKADAVHPGYGFLAENADFAQAVLDAGLIWIGPSPEAIRALGDKVQARHIAQKVGAPLVPGTKDPVSSTQEVLDFADEHGLPIAIKAAHGGGGRGIKVVRDRSDIPELYDSAVREATAAFGRGECFIERFLDAPRHVETQCLADRDGNVVVVSTRDCSLQRRNQKLVEEAPAPFLTDEQNQRLYESSKAILREAGYVGAGTCEFLVGQDGVISFLEVNTRLQVEHTVSEEISGIDLVREQFRIARGETLGYEDPELRGHSFEFRINGEDPGRNFMPTPGTLTTLTFPTGPGVRVDTGVEQGETVTGNFDSMIAKLIVTGRTRLEAAERSRRALKELQIEGMATVVPFHRAVMEDPAFIPEDENKPFEVHTRWIETEFKNTIKPYTKATPAEEEDEDIQHYTVEVGGRRLEIALPASLGSGSGARAQHKPKRPKRARGGAAAAASGNDLTSPMQGTIVKVAVKEGAKVSEGDLVVVLEAMKMEQPITAHRDGVIKKLKVSVGGTVSASEVLCTIDDE, encoded by the coding sequence ATGCCAGAACTGACGAAGGTTTTGATCGCCAACCGTGGCGAGATCGCTGTCCGCATTATTCGCGCGGCGGCCGATGAGGGCATCAAGTCCGTCGCCGTGTACGCCGACTCTGACCGTAACGCTATGCACGCACGCATGGCTGATGAGTCGTTCGCGCTGGGCGGGGCTTCCGCTACCGAATCGTATTTGAACATCGAGAAGATCATCTCGGTGGCTCAGCGCGCGAAAGCTGATGCTGTGCACCCGGGCTACGGTTTCCTCGCCGAGAACGCTGACTTCGCCCAGGCTGTGCTCGATGCCGGTTTGATTTGGATCGGTCCGTCCCCTGAAGCGATCCGTGCGTTGGGTGACAAGGTCCAGGCCCGCCACATCGCGCAGAAGGTCGGCGCTCCGCTGGTTCCTGGCACGAAAGACCCGGTCTCCTCGACCCAGGAGGTCCTCGACTTCGCTGACGAGCACGGTCTCCCGATCGCCATCAAGGCGGCCCACGGTGGTGGTGGCCGCGGCATCAAGGTTGTGCGTGACCGCTCCGACATCCCCGAGCTGTACGATTCCGCCGTGCGTGAGGCGACCGCGGCTTTCGGCCGCGGTGAATGCTTCATCGAACGTTTCCTGGATGCCCCACGCCACGTCGAAACCCAGTGCCTTGCGGACAGGGACGGCAATGTGGTTGTTGTTTCGACCCGTGACTGCTCGCTGCAGCGCCGCAACCAGAAGCTCGTTGAGGAAGCCCCTGCACCGTTCTTGACTGATGAGCAGAACCAGCGCCTGTATGAATCCTCGAAGGCGATCTTGCGGGAAGCCGGCTACGTCGGCGCAGGAACGTGTGAATTCCTCGTAGGCCAGGACGGTGTGATCTCCTTCCTCGAGGTCAACACTCGCCTCCAGGTTGAGCACACCGTCTCCGAAGAGATCAGCGGGATCGACCTGGTGCGTGAACAGTTCCGCATCGCACGCGGCGAAACCTTAGGCTACGAAGACCCTGAGTTGCGCGGGCACTCCTTCGAGTTCCGCATCAACGGTGAAGACCCGGGCCGTAACTTCATGCCGACCCCGGGCACCCTCACAACCTTGACGTTCCCTACCGGCCCGGGCGTGCGCGTGGATACCGGTGTTGAGCAGGGCGAGACCGTGACCGGTAACTTCGATTCGATGATCGCTAAGCTCATCGTGACCGGCCGCACCCGCCTGGAAGCCGCTGAACGCTCCCGCCGCGCGTTGAAGGAACTTCAGATCGAAGGCATGGCGACCGTGGTCCCGTTCCACCGCGCCGTGATGGAAGACCCAGCGTTCATCCCGGAGGATGAGAACAAGCCGTTCGAGGTTCACACCCGCTGGATCGAAACCGAGTTCAAGAACACCATCAAGCCATACACCAAAGCGACCCCGGCTGAGGAAGAAGACGAGGACATCCAGCACTACACGGTCGAGGTTGGTGGGCGCCGGCTTGAGATCGCTCTGCCGGCCTCGCTCGGCTCCGGTTCGGGTGCCCGCGCCCAGCACAAGCCGAAGCGCCCTAAGCGTGCACGTGGCGGCGCAGCTGCCGCAGCTTCCGGCAATGACTTGACCTCACCGATGCAGGGCACGATCGTCAAGGTTGCCGTCAAGGAAGGCGCTAAGGTCTCCGAAGGGGATCTGGTCGTGGTGCTTGAAGCGATGAAGATGGAACAACCGATCACCGCGCACCGCGACGGTGTGATCAAGAAACTCAAGGTCAGCGTTGGCGGGACAGTCTCCGCCTCCGAGGTGCTGTGCACCATCGACGACGAATAG
- a CDS encoding Maf family protein, with protein sequence MAADASGTAPASAASASLSASDAPAALVLGSTSPGRASVLKAAGIAFSQQGSHMDEDAVVAAAAAEAQARLTPAAQAQLLAEAKAADVAQTLRSNPTGSRLVLGCDSVFEFEGVAYGKPHTPQAARERWLSQRGREGVLHSGHCLIDLQTGKKATECVSSTVRFASVTDEELEAYIATGEPLPCAGAFTVDGRAAALIDGIEGDFHAVVGLSPAALRRMLNQLGLPLTLVWPR encoded by the coding sequence TTGGCCGCTGACGCTTCCGGCACTGCACCTGCCTCCGCCGCAAGTGCTTCGCTTTCCGCAAGCGATGCGCCTGCAGCGCTCGTATTGGGTTCGACCTCCCCTGGGCGTGCCTCTGTGCTGAAAGCTGCGGGCATCGCTTTTTCTCAGCAAGGCTCTCACATGGATGAGGATGCCGTGGTCGCCGCGGCCGCCGCGGAGGCTCAAGCGCGCCTGACGCCTGCTGCCCAAGCGCAGCTGCTCGCTGAAGCGAAAGCCGCCGATGTCGCCCAAACCTTACGCAGCAACCCGACCGGTTCGCGGCTTGTTTTGGGGTGTGATTCGGTCTTTGAATTCGAAGGCGTAGCGTACGGGAAGCCCCACACACCTCAAGCGGCCCGTGAGCGCTGGCTTTCCCAGCGCGGCCGTGAAGGCGTGCTGCATTCAGGGCATTGCCTGATCGACCTGCAAACCGGGAAGAAAGCTACCGAGTGCGTCTCGTCCACGGTCCGGTTCGCTTCCGTCACCGATGAGGAACTTGAGGCCTACATCGCTACCGGGGAACCGTTGCCGTGCGCCGGCGCTTTCACGGTCGATGGCCGAGCCGCTGCCCTCATCGACGGCATCGAGGGCGACTTCCACGCCGTGGTTGGCCTCTCCCCTGCGGCGTTGCGGCGCATGCTCAACCAGCTGGGGCTACCACTCACGCTCGTGTGGCCGCGCTGA
- a CDS encoding type 1 glutamine amidotransferase, which produces MSTKNNPNTTGGMSSTSSAAATNSAAASLELAGRTLSIVNVYQSLLGIYGDRGNAMVLAERARRRGAEVTEHVAEPGAPVPDDADIYVLGGGEDGAQTAAVRALAADGVLSRAVERGAVVFGVCAGYQILGETFTVGHDNDEREGLGLLNAQTVRRDPRAVGEIVTRRRGVSGNDALITGFENHGGQTRLSAGTEPLADVIEGVGNGDGTEGAVKGTVYGTYPHGPVLARNPALADELITVATGVELAPLLIPSIVTLRAERLEGHLGR; this is translated from the coding sequence GTGAGCACGAAAAACAACCCAAACACGACGGGCGGCATGAGTTCGACAAGCAGCGCGGCCGCAACAAACAGCGCGGCCGCATCGCTGGAATTGGCTGGCCGCACACTCAGCATCGTGAACGTGTATCAGTCGTTGCTGGGGATCTATGGTGACCGCGGTAATGCGATGGTTTTGGCCGAGCGTGCCCGCCGCCGCGGCGCTGAAGTGACCGAGCATGTTGCCGAGCCAGGCGCCCCGGTCCCGGATGACGCTGACATCTATGTTTTGGGTGGCGGTGAAGACGGCGCTCAGACCGCCGCGGTGCGTGCCCTTGCTGCCGATGGCGTGCTGAGCCGCGCTGTTGAGCGCGGCGCGGTCGTGTTCGGTGTGTGTGCGGGCTACCAGATTCTGGGTGAGACGTTCACGGTCGGCCACGATAATGACGAGCGTGAAGGTTTGGGGCTGTTGAATGCCCAGACGGTGCGCCGGGATCCGCGTGCAGTGGGTGAGATTGTGACCCGCCGCCGTGGCGTGAGCGGCAACGACGCGTTGATCACCGGTTTTGAGAACCATGGCGGCCAGACGCGACTCTCGGCTGGTACAGAGCCGTTGGCTGATGTGATCGAGGGTGTTGGCAACGGCGACGGCACGGAAGGCGCTGTCAAGGGCACCGTGTACGGGACGTATCCGCACGGGCCGGTTTTGGCTCGTAACCCGGCTTTGGCTGATGAGCTGATCACGGTCGCGACCGGCGTTGAGCTCGCTCCCCTGCTGATCCCTTCGATTGTCACGCTGCGTGCCGAACGCTTGGAGGGCCACCTTGGCCGCTGA
- a CDS encoding MurT ligase domain-containing protein: protein MVSQHLPEPPASNPRARAGMPVLDRARLSFATFAGRTARLGSRLVGRGSGQSIQGAILTRLAPRAFEQLLAGRTIVAVTGTNGKTTTTHFVASAVREALGEDAARLVTNADGANLHRGIASALSEAPKADLAVLEVDERVVADLVRVGKPKILVMLNFSRDQLDRNHEIKGLARAWRNALEEAGEDGPLVIANAEEPLVAWAAETARETVWVNPGSVWNDDAVLCPGCDTVLDRENPEVDDSGTVTFAGTWRCPGCGRHQQDSTIVVRGETVRDADGSELDFQLNVPGRFNVGNAAVALATVRELGVDTQTALVGMRKVQAPAGRFGLNEIHGVKCRLMLSKNPAGWAESLPLGVSDPLVLAIDSVLADGRDVSWLWDVEFESLRGRKVIATGRNTFDLAVRLDYAGVECQTIKDLGTAIETAGSMLEDPDATLDVIATYTPFQVLRRMGGAK, encoded by the coding sequence ATGGTTTCTCAGCATCTACCCGAACCTCCCGCATCCAATCCTCGCGCGAGGGCCGGCATGCCGGTCTTGGACCGTGCGCGTTTGTCTTTCGCTACGTTCGCAGGCCGCACCGCGCGGCTCGGTTCCCGGTTGGTGGGTCGCGGCTCAGGTCAGTCGATTCAGGGCGCGATCCTCACCCGCTTGGCTCCGCGTGCTTTTGAGCAGTTGCTCGCTGGCCGCACCATCGTTGCGGTCACCGGTACTAACGGCAAGACGACAACCACGCACTTTGTTGCTTCCGCTGTGCGTGAGGCGTTGGGTGAGGATGCCGCCCGGTTGGTCACGAACGCTGATGGCGCGAATCTGCATCGCGGTATCGCCTCTGCGTTGTCTGAGGCACCGAAGGCGGACCTCGCTGTGTTGGAGGTCGATGAGCGTGTTGTGGCTGACCTGGTGAGGGTTGGTAAGCCGAAGATTCTGGTGATGTTGAACTTCTCGCGCGATCAGCTGGACCGCAACCACGAGATCAAGGGGCTGGCCCGTGCGTGGCGTAACGCGCTCGAGGAAGCCGGTGAGGACGGCCCGCTCGTGATCGCCAACGCGGAGGAGCCGTTGGTTGCGTGGGCCGCTGAGACCGCCCGTGAGACGGTCTGGGTCAACCCTGGCTCGGTGTGGAACGATGACGCGGTGTTGTGCCCGGGATGTGACACGGTTCTGGATCGTGAAAACCCGGAGGTCGATGATTCCGGGACCGTCACGTTCGCTGGTACGTGGCGTTGCCCTGGCTGTGGCCGCCACCAGCAGGACTCCACGATTGTGGTCCGCGGTGAAACTGTGCGCGATGCTGACGGTAGCGAGCTGGATTTTCAGTTGAATGTCCCGGGCCGTTTCAACGTGGGTAACGCCGCTGTCGCGTTGGCTACCGTGCGTGAGCTGGGTGTGGATACTCAGACCGCGTTGGTGGGGATGCGTAAGGTCCAGGCTCCTGCTGGGCGTTTCGGGCTTAACGAGATTCACGGCGTGAAGTGCCGGTTGATGCTTTCGAAGAACCCTGCCGGCTGGGCTGAGTCTTTGCCGCTGGGTGTGAGTGACCCGCTGGTCCTGGCGATCGATTCGGTGCTTGCTGACGGCCGGGATGTTTCGTGGCTGTGGGATGTTGAGTTTGAGTCCCTGCGGGGCCGGAAAGTGATCGCGACCGGCCGGAACACGTTTGATCTTGCCGTCCGCCTCGATTATGCGGGCGTTGAGTGTCAGACCATCAAGGACCTCGGTACAGCCATCGAGACCGCGGGCTCGATGCTTGAGGATCCGGATGCGACCCTCGATGTTATTGCTACCTACACTCCGTTTCAGGTTTTGCGTCGTATGGGAGGCGCCAAGTGA
- a CDS encoding DUF885 domain-containing protein, whose translation MTTPTSPRTPSAIDAVAEEFMTAFGKLVPEHLVSIGSPDAPDHYADYSPAGTAQERELYVSTLEKLKTLEPTDDADAVTLDIMNERLTVKLELLDTGVPSFNNIASPAQGIRAILDLMPQKTAEDWATITRRVTHIPEALAGYRATLEEARTNGKAPAVRQVDIVAEQCAAYAAEDGYFAKLTEIAAPASLDDSAREALATAAADAGKAYAEFADYLTTVLRPSARQEDACGREYYALASRDFLGAEVDLEEAYRWGVEELDRIIAEQEEVAEQIKPGASIEEAMEALNADPQRQLHGTDALREWMQGLSDKAVRELAGTHFDIEPPMDRLECMIAPTNEGGIYYTGPSDDFSRPGRMWWSVPAGEDMFTTWSETSTVYHEGVPGHHLQIATSTMNSGELNSFRREFSWTSGHGEGWALYAERLMEELGYLEDPGDRLGMLMGQRLRAARVVFDIGLHCGFEVPQQWGSGVWNAETGLEFLKKNVFESEGRIEFEWLRYMGWPGQAPAYKIGEQIWMQIRSEVEDREGSEFSAKDFHTRALKLGGMGLDSLRRALS comes from the coding sequence ATGACTACACCTACATCACCACGTACCCCTTCGGCGATCGATGCCGTTGCCGAGGAATTTATGACCGCGTTCGGCAAGCTCGTACCTGAACATCTCGTGAGCATCGGGAGCCCGGACGCCCCCGACCATTACGCGGACTATTCCCCTGCCGGTACAGCGCAGGAGCGCGAGCTGTACGTATCGACGCTCGAGAAGCTCAAGACACTCGAACCAACCGATGACGCCGACGCCGTCACGCTCGACATCATGAACGAACGCCTCACCGTCAAGCTCGAGCTGTTGGATACCGGTGTTCCGTCGTTCAACAACATCGCATCCCCGGCCCAAGGCATCCGAGCGATCCTCGACCTCATGCCGCAAAAGACCGCTGAAGACTGGGCCACGATCACGCGTCGTGTAACCCACATCCCGGAGGCGCTGGCTGGTTATCGCGCAACCCTGGAAGAGGCGCGCACCAACGGTAAGGCTCCAGCGGTTCGCCAGGTGGATATCGTCGCTGAGCAGTGTGCGGCATATGCAGCTGAGGACGGCTATTTCGCTAAACTCACCGAGATCGCAGCACCGGCGTCCCTCGATGATTCCGCCCGCGAGGCTCTCGCAACGGCAGCAGCTGATGCGGGGAAGGCTTATGCCGAGTTCGCTGACTACCTCACCACCGTTCTGCGCCCATCGGCCCGCCAAGAAGACGCGTGCGGCCGCGAATACTATGCGCTGGCATCGCGTGACTTCCTTGGCGCTGAAGTAGACCTCGAAGAGGCGTATAGGTGGGGCGTTGAGGAGCTCGACCGGATCATCGCAGAGCAAGAGGAAGTCGCCGAGCAGATCAAGCCGGGCGCCTCCATCGAAGAAGCGATGGAGGCTCTCAACGCGGACCCTCAACGCCAGCTGCACGGCACGGATGCGTTGCGCGAGTGGATGCAGGGGCTTTCGGATAAGGCTGTCCGGGAGCTTGCCGGAACCCACTTTGATATTGAACCGCCTATGGATCGCCTCGAGTGCATGATCGCCCCAACCAATGAAGGCGGCATCTACTACACGGGTCCATCCGATGACTTCTCTCGTCCAGGCCGCATGTGGTGGTCCGTACCAGCGGGTGAGGACATGTTTACGACGTGGTCGGAAACCTCGACCGTCTACCACGAGGGTGTCCCGGGCCACCACCTGCAGATCGCTACCTCGACCATGAATTCGGGTGAGCTCAACAGCTTCCGCCGCGAATTCTCCTGGACTTCGGGCCACGGTGAAGGGTGGGCCCTCTACGCTGAGCGCCTCATGGAAGAGCTCGGTTACCTCGAAGATCCAGGCGATCGCCTCGGGATGCTCATGGGCCAGCGTCTGCGTGCCGCCCGCGTCGTCTTCGATATCGGTCTGCATTGCGGCTTCGAGGTCCCGCAGCAGTGGGGCTCAGGCGTGTGGAATGCAGAGACAGGCCTTGAGTTCTTGAAGAAGAACGTGTTCGAATCCGAGGGCCGCATCGAGTTTGAGTGGCTGCGCTACATGGGCTGGCCAGGCCAGGCACCGGCGTACAAGATCGGTGAGCAGATCTGGATGCAGATCCGTTCGGAAGTTGAAGACCGTGAAGGTAGCGAGTTCAGCGCTAAAGACTTCCACACCCGTGCCCTGAAGCTCGGCGGCATGGGCCTGGATTCGCTGCGGCGGGCGCTGAGCTAA
- a CDS encoding heavy metal translocating P-type ATPase translates to MGRFIGFAQKYFLACTALIALAVVVTLRVLGSPAAQWVATVYVSIIILVTAIDMIRDVLRGNFGLDILAVVAMISSLLVGEYVAATIIALMLTGGEALEDYAVSRAQRELTALVDRAPDTAHRITSESTVDVEHSIDSAGPDQTGQEHAGLGLEDVPVTEVKVGDTLMVRPSEVVPVDAQLLDEHALVDEASLTGEPLPVTKTRGERLMSGSVNGHTAIRVRASATAEDSQYQRIVQLVREAEQQQAPTVRVADRFAVPFTIVSLIVAGVAWWLSGDPVRFAEVLVLATPCPLLIGAPVAFMGGMSRASRLGVIVKGGATLEALSRAESAAFDKTGTVTFGRPRIDRIIPADGIDEARLLQLTATAEQFSSHVLADGIIEAAEERGLAMLDAHDASEIATNGVSAIVDGQNVRVGKKSFIEEVAGEVAQPDLHASQTAVYISVDARLGGIILMADEVREEAAGTITALTELGISDIALLTGDNQATADSVGQHIGVSAIAGDLLPEDKVRRITQMQQPALMVGDGINDAPVLAAAGVGVAMGARGASAASESADAVITREDISLVARAVDVGKWTYQVAITAILIGIALSLGLMGFAAFGFIPATVGALLQEVVDLACILYALRALGGPDRVSRFLPQRNAANHDRALI, encoded by the coding sequence ATGGGCAGATTCATAGGTTTTGCACAGAAATATTTTCTTGCGTGCACGGCATTGATCGCGCTTGCGGTGGTTGTCACCTTGAGGGTCTTGGGCAGTCCTGCCGCCCAGTGGGTCGCGACCGTCTATGTTTCGATCATCATCCTCGTGACCGCCATCGACATGATCCGGGACGTACTGCGCGGCAACTTCGGCCTCGATATCCTCGCGGTTGTCGCAATGATCTCCTCGCTACTGGTCGGCGAATACGTCGCTGCCACGATCATCGCGCTCATGCTTACCGGCGGTGAAGCGCTCGAAGACTACGCGGTTTCCAGGGCTCAACGCGAACTCACAGCACTCGTGGACCGCGCGCCCGATACCGCCCACCGCATCACCTCGGAAAGCACAGTCGATGTGGAGCACAGCATCGACAGCGCAGGGCCTGACCAAACAGGCCAAGAACATGCGGGGCTGGGTCTTGAAGACGTTCCGGTCACAGAGGTCAAGGTGGGCGATACCCTCATGGTTCGTCCGTCTGAGGTGGTTCCGGTGGATGCACAACTGCTCGATGAGCACGCCTTGGTCGATGAAGCGAGCCTCACAGGCGAGCCTTTGCCCGTGACGAAGACCCGCGGCGAGCGCCTCATGTCTGGTTCCGTGAACGGACACACAGCGATCCGCGTTCGCGCGAGCGCGACCGCTGAGGATTCGCAGTACCAGCGGATTGTTCAGCTGGTGCGCGAGGCCGAACAGCAGCAAGCACCAACGGTCCGGGTTGCAGACCGTTTCGCTGTCCCGTTCACGATCGTGTCCCTCATCGTCGCGGGTGTTGCGTGGTGGCTCTCAGGCGATCCTGTGCGTTTCGCTGAAGTTCTGGTTTTGGCGACCCCATGCCCGTTACTGATCGGTGCGCCGGTCGCGTTCATGGGCGGGATGTCGCGTGCCTCGCGCTTGGGCGTGATCGTGAAGGGTGGCGCAACTCTTGAGGCGTTATCGCGTGCGGAATCGGCCGCGTTCGATAAGACGGGCACCGTTACATTCGGCCGCCCCCGCATCGACCGGATCATTCCCGCTGACGGAATCGATGAGGCTCGCCTGCTACAACTCACGGCAACCGCGGAGCAGTTCTCTTCCCACGTTCTGGCTGATGGCATCATCGAAGCCGCTGAAGAACGCGGGCTCGCGATGCTGGACGCCCACGATGCCAGCGAGATCGCCACCAACGGCGTGAGCGCCATCGTTGACGGGCAGAACGTTCGCGTAGGCAAGAAGTCCTTTATCGAGGAAGTCGCCGGTGAGGTTGCACAGCCTGACCTGCACGCTTCGCAAACCGCTGTATACATCAGCGTTGATGCCAGACTAGGCGGCATTATCCTCATGGCCGATGAGGTCCGCGAAGAGGCAGCCGGCACCATCACGGCCCTGACGGAACTGGGAATCAGCGATATCGCGTTGCTGACCGGCGATAACCAGGCCACTGCAGATTCAGTCGGGCAACACATCGGTGTCAGTGCCATCGCCGGCGATCTTCTTCCTGAAGATAAGGTCCGCCGCATCACCCAGATGCAGCAACCGGCCCTCATGGTGGGTGACGGCATCAACGACGCCCCCGTCCTTGCAGCCGCTGGCGTGGGTGTTGCGATGGGTGCCCGCGGCGCATCTGCCGCTAGTGAATCCGCCGACGCCGTCATCACCCGCGAAGACATCTCGCTGGTGGCCCGCGCAGTCGACGTCGGTAAATGGACTTACCAGGTTGCGATCACCGCGATCCTCATCGGTATCGCCCTCTCGCTGGGCCTCATGGGTTTCGCGGCGTTCGGGTTCATCCCGGCAACGGTCGGCGCACTTTTGCAGGAGGTCGTGGACCTCGCGTGCATCCTGTACGCGCTGCGTGCCCTGGGCGGCCCGGACCGTGTGAGCCGGTTCCTCCCTCAGCGGAACGCGGCCAACCATGACCGAGCTCTCATTTAG